DNA sequence from the Besnoitia besnoiti strain Bb-Ger1 chromosome Unknown contig00110, whole genome shotgun sequence genome:
tgcggtgttaaaagtaatcccatccaaaaccggtggtttgttagtatttatgtcctctctcattaacttagctcttttatctgaaattcgagctttgaatactcgaatgttgatacgacaacattttatgactcgaaatgtagtcagtggatgggtaattatttgggtatacagtatgatcttcttgattattattggtagtgctattccacaagcgacttatatcttatatggtagattagctactatcgtatatcttactaccggattggttctatgcttatactaaatcaatagttataatgactacagcttccaagcaaacatgattaccgtgatattgaaatccaacacttttagctgtcttaagcagtccagtgggtggtggtgtactgcaatcataaagaacttggttgtctgtatctcataaccggagtcatcttcagtattctaggaactataatgtctttgtttattcgatttgagttatacagttctggatcgcggatcatttgtacagacgatagctacttataatgtgataataacgatacatggcctagctatgatctttatgttcttaatgcctgctttgtacggaggatatggtaacttctttgtaccaatatatattggtggttcggaagtcgttttcccaagaactaacgcgatctcctattttctagtaccattaggttctgtgttgttaactcaaagtatttgttccgagtttggtagtggtcttggttggacaatgtatcctccactaagtactagcttgatggtgttaaatccagaggcaactgattggattatcggaggtcttgcagtactaggaattagtagtattttaagttctattaacttccttggtacttgcgtcttcatgggttctaatgctggtgctaagaactatattctatatatctgggctatcatatttactgcccttatgttagtcttcactctacctattcttactggtggattagttatgatccttcttgatctacacgtaaacactgaattttatgattctatgtattctggtgatagtgtactttatcaacatctattctggttcttcggacatccagaggtatacattctaattttacctgcttttggtgtagtctcgcagacattatctatgtatgctgctagatctgtcttcggtggacaatctatgatcttagctatgggttgtatttctattctaggttccttagtatgggcacatcatatgatgacagtcggtctagaggtagataccagagcttatttctctgctatgactattatgattgcaattcctaccggtactaagattttcaactggttaggtacctatatggctagccatacaactacaagaactgtagatctatgggctgctcttagttttatcctattgtttactctaggtggtactacaggtgtagttatgggtaacgctggtatggatattgccctacatgatacatactatattgtagctcatttccatttcgtattatctcttggtgcagtactagctactatatgtggctttatctttatagcagagatatgttcggagatactgtaaatctattccatgtaaataccggtgcttctccatatttaagcatctggtttgtagtcttcttaggtagtatcttattaattttcatccctatgcatatacttggtttcaacgttatgccaagaaggataccagattaccctgattatctttgttatattaatacatggtgttc
Encoded proteins:
- a CDS encoding cytochrome b (encoded by transcript BESB_018800), which codes for MPTSSIMLSKSKERLRQFVPYLPYYLIGLIFLQTAFGLIELSHPDNSIPVNRFVTPLHIVPEWYFLAYYAVLKVIPSKTGGLLVFMSSLINLALLSEIRALNTRMLIRQHFMTRNVVSGWVIIWVYSMIFLIIIGSAIPQATYILYGRLATIVYLTTGLVLCLY